The Spirulina subsalsa PCC 9445 region CTCTGAATTGGCTCATGTTGCCAAGAAAAATCAACGAAGGGGACTTGCATAATCATTCGTATTCTAGACAATTCAATCATGTTATCGCGTTTCTTCAACGGGTGTAGTAAATTTACCCATTCCCCTAGGACTCTATTGGCACTGGCGAGGGAATCCGTAAGCTCTAACCCCTCTCTTGTAAATTAATATGAATTAAAACCGAAGATTTCTCATTTCTTTGCCAGATTTGGCCGCCATTTCTGAGCTTAATTTTTCCTCACGACCTTGGCATGGATCAAGATTGAGTCTATTTTTCTTTATCTTAAGATTCATTACAAACTTTCTAAAGCTTTCCTTTCAATTAGTTGAATTTTGAACCACAACCCCATTTAATGGATTCCATACGGGACATGGAAGCTAAGTAGTATTATGTATCAAATAAGACAACACAAGCAGGAAATTACGGATTATTCTTGGTATCAATCCATTATTGATAATTTGTTCGACGGTGTTTATTACGTTGATCTAGACCAAAGGATTTTATTCTGGAATCAACGGGCTGAAGAAATTACCGGGTACAGTCGAGATGAAGTCTTGGGCAAAAAATGCGCCGACGGTTTTTTAAATTACCTTGATGAACAGGGTCATGAAATCTCTTCGCATAGATGCCCTGTGACAGCGACCTTACACGATGGACAAAAACGGGATGGAGAATTTTACTTAAATCATAAACAAGGGTATCGTGTTCCCATTTCCTTGCGAGTGTTACCCATTCATGATGAACGGGGTAATCTTTTAGGCGCGGTGGAACTTTTTTTAGATCGTTCTCAACTCAATCGTGACAGAGAAACCTTGAGTCAGTTAAAAGAAAAAACCCTCATGGATAGCGTCACAGAAGTGGGGAATTTTCGTCTAACTCGCCTTA contains the following coding sequences:
- a CDS encoding sensor domain-containing diguanylate cyclase; translation: MYQIRQHKQEITDYSWYQSIIDNLFDGVYYVDLDQRILFWNQRAEEITGYSRDEVLGKKCADGFLNYLDEQGHEISSHRCPVTATLHDGQKRDGEFYLNHKQGYRVPISLRVLPIHDERGNLLGAVELFLDRSQLNRDRETLSQLKEKTLMDSVTEVGNFRLTRLNLQHRFEELHDYQIKFGLLVLKIDKLAEIEQHYGLAIRDQVLLMVSQALGNSIRRSVDLLTRWNEDEFIILFPNINERVLKMLAGRLSSLVKDTSLILEQAAPLHITLSVSGTMAQNNDSAHTLLERAHQTLAACQALGDNRVSIVTGIYE